The Acidobacteriaceae bacterium nucleotide sequence CCCGGCAGCAGCGCCACCACGTTGTACGTCACGCCTTCATGCTCATAGAGATTGCGCGAGTGCAGCGTCAGCACCGTGTCCGGCAACACACGCGACTGCGGCGTCAGGTCGCGATCGATCGCCGTCTGCGCTTCACTCGGCGTAACGCCAGCCTTGGCAAACAGCTCCTTCGCGACTGCATCATTCACCAGCCCCGAAGGAATGGTCACCTCATCTTCAGCGATCGACTGATACGGTAGCGGCTTCGACCGCGTGATCGATCCACCGATCTTCGCCGCACGCTCCGCATTCGTCAGATGCTTGCGATTCGGCTCCGGCACAATGAGCACCGCCACCGCTCCATGCCGCTGCGCGTTCAGCACCTTCACCCGCGTCGTCGCGTACCGAGTATTGCCCGTGCCGTTGAAGCGCGACTTGGGATCGTCTTCCTGCGGCTCATGATCGAAGAGCAAAACGATCTTGCCCTTCGCATCAATGTTTTTGTAGTCGTCGTAGCCAAACTCCGGCGCCGTAATTCCAAAGCCTGCAAAGACCACCGGCGCAGTCACATCGACCGCATGCTTGTAACCCACATAAGCCTTCGGGGCTTCCCAGACAACCGACGTGCCATCGCGCTTCAGCGTCACCGAAGTGTTTGCCCGGTCGGGACGAAACTCCACCAGCGTGAACGGCTGCAGGTAGCTCGGCTTCCCATCCGCATCCTTCGCTGCAGGCTGCAGACCAGCCTTGCGAAACTCCTCTTCAATCCAGTGAATCGCCTTCTCATCACCGGGCTGCAGAGACATGCGCCCTTCCAGCGCATCCGAAGCGATATACGTCAGGTCCGTCTTCAACTCATCCACTGTAATCGAGTCGAAGCCTGTCTTTTCCGTGGCCGAAACCGCCGACTGCGCACCCGCAATCGGCATCACCAGCGACGCCGCCAACCCCAAAGTCAACCATCGAGCTTGCTTCACGAAGACCGTCCCTTTTCGGCGCAAACGTTTGCCAGTCACCCGGTCCGCGCCGTCACCGAGCAGCACACCACCCTCAGCAAAAACAGCAGAAACTACTCGTCGCCCTCGTCCTCGGCATCCTCTTCGTCTGCCTCCAACTCCGGGTCAAGCTCATCTTCATCCACCGGCATAAAGTCATCCAGCGCATCGTCCGTATCAGCCAGCGCACGCTCCGAACCCTGCTTCTGCGCCAACTGCTCAAGCTGGCGACGCCAATCCAGGTCTTCGATAAAGCTCCGCTTCGTGCGCCACTCGTCTTCCACCTTCACGAACAACTCAAGGAACACGCGCGTGCCCAGCAGCGATTCGACGTCCTTGCGAGCAGCCGTGCCAATCTGCTTCAGCATCGTTCCCTGCTTGCCGATCAGAATCGCCTTCTGCCCCGTACGCTCGCAGAAGATCGCCGCTGAAATCTTCGTCACCGGCAGCTTGCCGTCCTTGCCCTTGCGCATCGACGCAGGCTCTTCGAACTTCTCAATCACCACCGCCGTCGCGTAAGGAACTTCCTCACCCGTCAGCATCAGTATCTTCTCGCGGATCAACTCCGCCACCAGAAAACGCTCCGGTTGGTCCGTCAACTGGTCCTTGGGGAAGTAGCGTTGGCCTTCCGGCAGCTTCTCCACTACCTTGTCCAGCAGCAGTTCCAGCCCCTGCTTCTTCCGCGCCGAAATCGGGATCACATCCGCAAACGTATGCTGCGAGGTCCAGTGCGCGATCAAAGGCAGCAATGTCGACTTCGGCAGAGCATCAATCTTGTTCAGCACCAGGATCACCGGGCAGTCGAGCTTCTTCACCAACTGCAGCGCAAAGTCGTCCTCAGCCTTCGACATCTTGCGGCGATGCTGACCGATCGTCTTCACCGGCTTGTCTTCCAGCACGTCTTCGTCATACAGGCGATGTGTCACGTCCACGATGAACAGCACCGCATCGCGCGACTCCAACGCGTCGTGAACTTCCTGCATCATGCGCTTGTCGAGCTGCGAATCCGGCTTATGCACACCCGGCGTGTCCACCAGCACCACCTGCGCCATCGACCGGCCCGCGTCCGTCTTCGTCTTCTTGCGCAGCGGCAGTTCCAGCACGCCCTGGATGCGGTTCCGCGTCGTCTGCGGCTTGTGGGTCACAATGGCAAGCTTCTGTCCAAGCAATGCATTGAGAAGCGTCGACTTACCCGCATTCGGGCGGCCGACAATAGAAACGAAACCAGAGCGAAGAGCCATAGCTTTCTATTGTCCCATTGATAACGCGTAGAGGATAGACAGTAGAGAGAGGATAGACAGTAGAGAGACAGACCATGGATCGAAAGACGACCACCTGCCCCAGGCCCTCTCTACTGTCTAATGTCTCGCCCCTCTAAGGTCTCCTGCTACTCCGGTTCGCTGCCGCGCATCAACCGCACGCGTACCCGTTCAATCCTGCGATCGGTCGACGCCAGCACTTCCAACCGCAGCGGACCATCTTCCACCACTTCGCCCGGCAGCGGAATATGCCCGGCCATCTCGCTCACCAGCCCGCCCACCGAGCTTGCTTCGTACTCCGCCAGCACCGGCCCCAGAATCTGGTCCACGCTCGGCTCGTCCTCTGCAGAACCTTCGTTCTCGCCTTCGTCGCGCTCGCCGTCATACTCCACCCGCGAATCCTCCGTAGAGGCAGCTTCCCCCAGGAACAGATCCCGCAACCGGCTCACTTCGTAGCTGCCCGAAACATCCCAGCTCCCGTTCGCTTCCTCTACCGGAGCCTCTTCCGCATCGCTCTCGTCCTCAATCTCACCGACGATCATCTCCAGCAGGTCTTCAATCGTCACCAGTCCGGCCACACCACCGTACTCGTCGATCACGATATTCATGTGCTGCTTCTGCTGCTGCATCTCGCGCAACAACTCATTCACTTTCTTCGTCTCCGGGATAAACGCCGCCGACTTCTGCAGACTCGCCACCGTCCGTCGCTTCGCGTCCGCATCCTGTACCAGCAGCAGGTCCCGCGCAAACGCGATGCCCGTAATCTGGTCCAGCGACTCGCCATACACCGGCACACGCGAGAAACCGTGCTCGTTCACCTGCGCCGTAAACTCCTCCAGCGACATACGTCCCGACACCGCAAAAATCTCTGGCCGAGGCGTCATCACCTCGCGCACCACCTTGTCGCCAAACGCGACCACGGACCGCACCAGCGCACGGTCCTCTTCGTCCAGTACGCCTTCTTCTTCGCCCGCTTCCAGCAGCGCATCCACAGCCTCGCCAGGATGCTCTTCCTCTGCCTCTTCCTCTTCGGCCAGCGCC carries:
- the era gene encoding GTPase Era, with amino-acid sequence MALRSGFVSIVGRPNAGKSTLLNALLGQKLAIVTHKPQTTRNRIQGVLELPLRKKTKTDAGRSMAQVVLVDTPGVHKPDSQLDKRMMQEVHDALESRDAVLFIVDVTHRLYDEDVLEDKPVKTIGQHRRKMSKAEDDFALQLVKKLDCPVILVLNKIDALPKSTLLPLIAHWTSQHTFADVIPISARKKQGLELLLDKVVEKLPEGQRYFPKDQLTDQPERFLVAELIREKILMLTGEEVPYATAVVIEKFEEPASMRKGKDGKLPVTKISAAIFCERTGQKAILIGKQGTMLKQIGTAARKDVESLLGTRVFLELFVKVEDEWRTKRSFIEDLDWRRQLEQLAQKQGSERALADTDDALDDFMPVDEDELDPELEADEEDAEDEGDE
- a CDS encoding M28 family peptidase; protein product: MKQARWLTLGLAASLVMPIAGAQSAVSATEKTGFDSITVDELKTDLTYIASDALEGRMSLQPGDEKAIHWIEEEFRKAGLQPAAKDADGKPSYLQPFTLVEFRPDRANTSVTLKRDGTSVVWEAPKAYVGYKHAVDVTAPVVFAGFGITAPEFGYDDYKNIDAKGKIVLLFDHEPQEDDPKSRFNGTGNTRYATTRVKVLNAQRHGAVAVLIVPEPNRKHLTNAERAAKIGGSITRSKPLPYQSIAEDEVTIPSGLVNDAVAKELFAKAGVTPSEAQTAIDRDLTPQSRVLPDTVLTLHSRNLYEHEGVTYNVVALLPGSDPKLAAETILISAHHDHDGMTECADPAHPPVEVPADPHPCPQIWHGADDNGSGTVGVVALARAFAENPAKPKRSILFSVFASEERGLLGAYWMAAHPLRPLATTKAQINFDMIGRDEAASPQTDGLIQIPKDTTNRLNLIGAYYSPEYAREVKDENKAVGLVLDDRFDHETALNVLFRSDQFPFLLHDIPAFWWFTGFHPDYHHTTDTVEKIDFVKMRKILELAYLSGWRFASEAKTPVFTPTIPMK
- a CDS encoding hemolysin family protein; this translates as MSLMFGAVLVVLLLLLALTAYIDRIYFEMGKFLSREYTENIDAWERRVQPKLRLTPESAALSASVLRQVLLLAIAFLLAIRMRLTEAHSPGAIVTAVFELLLVLVIFDRLIPQVFFTRTRGLWVAKIRLLIQAIFYLTLPVTLTLSLLLSIAALAEEEEAEEEHPGEAVDALLEAGEEEGVLDEEDRALVRSVVAFGDKVVREVMTPRPEIFAVSGRMSLEEFTAQVNEHGFSRVPVYGESLDQITGIAFARDLLLVQDADAKRRTVASLQKSAAFIPETKKVNELLREMQQQKQHMNIVIDEYGGVAGLVTIEDLLEMIVGEIEDESDAEEAPVEEANGSWDVSGSYEVSRLRDLFLGEAASTEDSRVEYDGERDEGENEGSAEDEPSVDQILGPVLAEYEASSVGGLVSEMAGHIPLPGEVVEDGPLRLEVLASTDRRIERVRVRLMRGSEPE